A section of the Branchiostoma lanceolatum isolate klBraLanc5 chromosome 19, klBraLanc5.hap2, whole genome shotgun sequence genome encodes:
- the LOC136425806 gene encoding solute carrier organic anion transporter family member 4A1-like: MKTTQQEADRPPTSPTSEAWEGTGLKDSKEASGSFLAKPGVALFLLFWALMVQTMLTSGAPAIVGPVLERRFGFTTTQVGALFASIVVLTVVIYMPVTRLGRRRRPLFLAIGLFSIIAGSLLYILPEFVVPYQRSTVSTAESPQLCSSSGNASRSHQPCDGEPTAGVWTAFFLQAAGRALMGFSSITAFALAVAYLGDVAGPQRSSTYLGIYFSASSLGPALGILLSSEFLKLPADLDTGSETGPPGANTTGAWWLINVAGSALALILMPLVALLPEKQTDAEEHETEQLESRFFLQGLKTIVTDPVKAILLLAGAIDSLLPIVALSYSFKLLEVLFSEVDYATYIIAGLVVPLGGAGFLTGGFVTRRLSIRGTIIFCMVATMVTSGLYPGMLIHCSETAPFAGVDTLLTNSSVNLITACNSNCNCSRDMYQPVCGENQISYFSPCHAGCNESGLDGFLNCACVGRNGTATPGECPVAGACPAWKLPVAATFYTLLAVGLALTKSPSAVVLMRLTEEEFKSVTVAISETGKLLTMLGVIPAVGALIDRWCLLWNTDCRTSGSCLRYQGNTVARDFVLINMGFKILSCLCYLGALLLYKGDTSEIQAI; the protein is encoded by the exons ATGAAAACCACCCAACAGGAGGCGGACAGGCCTCCAACTTCTCCAACTTCAGAGGCATGGGAGGGAACTGGATTGAAAGACAGTAAAGAAGCTTCAGGAAGTTTCTTGGCGAAGCCAGGAGTGGCTCTCTTCCTTCTCTTCTGGGCCCTTATGGTGCAGACGATGCTGACGTCTGGCGCTCCTGCCATAGTTGGACCTGTCCTGGAGCGAAG GTTTGGCTTCACCACAACACAGGTTGGCGCCCTATTCGCAAGCATTGTCGTTCTAACCGTCGTCATCTACATGCCCGTCACCCGCCTGGGACGGCGGCGGCGCCCGCTCTTCTTGGCCATCGGTCTCTTCAGCATCATCGCCGGTTCCCTGCTGTACATCCTCCCCGAGTTTGTTGTACCGTACCAACGCTCTACAGTTTCAACTGCAGAGAGTCCACAACTTTGCTCGAGCTCGGGAAACGCTTCTAGATCTCATCAACCATGTGACGGCGAACCTACCGCCGGGGTGTGGACTGCCTTCTTCTTGCAAGCCGCAGGTAGGGCTCTGATGGGGTTTTCCAGTATTACTGCGTTCGCCCTGGCTGTGGCGTACTTGGGCGACGTAGCTGGTCCACAAAGGTCTTCAACCTATCTTG GGATCTACTTCAGTGCGAGTTCCTTAGGACCAGCTCTGGGGATTTTGTTGAGTTCAGAGTTCCTGAAGCTTCCGGCTGATCTTGACACAGGAAG CGAGACCGGCCCACCAGGTGCCAACACTACGGGTGCGTGGTGGCTGATCAACGTGGCTGGGTCCGCTCTGGCGCTTATTCTGATGCCGCTGGTGGCGCTTCTTCCAGAGAAACAAACCG ATGCTGAAGAGCACGAAACCGAGCAGCTGGAGTCCCGGTTCTTTCTACAGGGTCTGAAGACCATCGTGACAGACCCGGTCAAAGCCATACTCTTACTCGCAGGAGCCATCGACTCACTTCTTCCCATAGTCGCTCTCAGCTACTCCTTCAAGTTGTTGGAGGTCTTATTTTCTGAGGTCGACTACGCCACCTACATCATAG CCGGCCTGGTGGTTCCCCTGGGAGGAGCAGGGTTTCTGACAGGAGGGTTCGTCACCAGGCGGCTGTCAATCAGAGGAACCATCATATTCTGCATGGTCGCCACGATGGTGACTTCCGGGCTCTACCCCGGCATGCTGATCCATTGTTCTGAGACAGCGCCGTTCGCGGGAGTGGATACGCTACTGACTAACAG TTCTGTCAACCTCATCACCGCCTGCAACTCAAACTGCAACTGCTCGCGCGACATGTACCAACCAGTCTGCGGCGAGAACCAGATATCCTACTTTTCACCGTGCCATGCTGGATGTAACGAGTCTGGCCTAGAC GGATTTCTCAACTGCGCATGCGTGGGAAGAAACGGTACCGCTACGCCGGGAGAGTGTCCCGTGGCCGGCGCATGCCCAGCCTGGAAGCTTCCGGTAGCTGCGACTTTCTACACGCTTCTGGCGGTCGGCTTGGCCCTCACCAAGAGCCCCAGTGCTGTTGTTCTGATGAG GTTGACAGAGGAAGAGTTTAAGAGCGTCACAGTGGCCATTTCAGAGACAGGCAAACTGCTAACAA TGTTAGGCGTGATCCCGGCAGTAGGAGCGCTGATAGACCGGTGGTGCCTGCTGTGGAACACGGACTGCAGAACTAGCGGGTCCTGTCTGAGGTACCAGGGAAACACCGTGGCCAGAGACTTTGTTCTCATCAACATGGGGTTCAAAATACTCAGCTGCCTTTGCTACCTTGGGGCTCTGCTTCTATATAAGGGTGACACCTCCGAGATACAGGCCATATAG
- the LOC136425239 gene encoding small ribosomal subunit protein eS27 isoform X1, with amino-acid sequence MIPNMPLAKDLLHPSPEEEKRKHKKKRLVQSPNSYFMDVKCPGCYKITTVFSHAQTVVLCVGCSTVLCQPTGGRARLTEGCSFRRKQH; translated from the exons TTGGCAAAGGACTTACTGCATCCCTCTCCAGAGGAGGAGAAGAGGAAACATAAGAAGAAGAGGCTGGTTCAGAGCCCCAATAGCTACTTCATGGACGTCAAATGTCCTG GTTGTTATAAGATCACCACAGTTTTCAGCCATGCCCAGACAGTAGTTCTGTGTGTGGGGTGTTCCACAGTGCTGTGTCAGCCGACAGGGGGCAGGGCTAGGCTTACAGAAG GCTGCTCGTTCAGACGGAAGCAGCACTAG
- the LOC136425239 gene encoding small ribosomal subunit protein eS27 isoform X2, whose product MPLAKDLLHPSPEEEKRKHKKKRLVQSPNSYFMDVKCPGCYKITTVFSHAQTVVLCVGCSTVLCQPTGGRARLTEGCSFRRKQH is encoded by the exons ATGCCC TTGGCAAAGGACTTACTGCATCCCTCTCCAGAGGAGGAGAAGAGGAAACATAAGAAGAAGAGGCTGGTTCAGAGCCCCAATAGCTACTTCATGGACGTCAAATGTCCTG GTTGTTATAAGATCACCACAGTTTTCAGCCATGCCCAGACAGTAGTTCTGTGTGTGGGGTGTTCCACAGTGCTGTGTCAGCCGACAGGGGGCAGGGCTAGGCTTACAGAAG GCTGCTCGTTCAGACGGAAGCAGCACTAG